A stretch of Podospora bellae-mahoneyi strain CBS 112042 chromosome 5, whole genome shotgun sequence DNA encodes these proteins:
- the msh2 gene encoding MSH2 protein (EggNog:ENOG503NVGK; BUSCO:EOG09260EPQ; COG:L), whose protein sequence is MSSRPELKVDDEHGFIRYYKSLPKVDEDVIRIFDRGDWYTAHGEDANFIARTVYKTTSVVRQLGKNDHTGLPSVTMTVTVFRQFLREALYKLGKRIEIYASPNGRMNWKIVKQASPGNLQDVEDELGGQFEGAPVILAVKITAKASEGRTVGVCFADASVRELGVSEFLDNDLYSNFESLVIQLGVKECLMQIDKAEKDKDPELAKLRQILDSCGIAVSERPAGEFGTKDIEQDLARLLKDERSATLLPQTDLKLAMGSAAALIKYLGVLHDPSNFGQYQLYQHDLAQFMKLDAAALKALNLMPGARDGAKTMSLYGLLNHCKTPVGSRLLSQWLKQPLMDKAEIEKRQQLVEVFVNDTGLRQTMQEEHLRSIPDLYRLSKRFQRKKATLEDVVRAYQVVIRLPGFLGTLEGVMDEAARDPLDEAYTNQLRELSNSLVKLQEMVETTVDLDALENHEFIIKPDFDDGLRIIRKRLDKLRSDMDKEFSEAANDLDQERDKKIFLENHKVHGWCMRLTRTEASCIRNKSRYQECSTQKNGVYFTTKTLQAYRREFDQLSQNYNRTQSGLVNEVVGVAASYCPILEKLGGVLAHLDVIVSLAHCAENAPVSYTRPKIHPRGQGQTILTEARHPCMEMQDDVTFITNDVSLTRDSSSFLIITGPNMGGKSTYIRQIGVIALMAQIGSFVPCESAELTIFDSILARVGASDSQLKGVSTFMAEMLETANILKSATSESLIIIDELGRGTSTYDGFGLAWAISEHIIQQIGCFALFATHFHELTALAEKYPQVKNLHVTAHITSDRDVKREVTLLYKLAPGICDQSFGIHVAELVRFPDKVVRMAKRKADELEDFTSKHEAGSVKYGKGDVEEGSALLKDVLVKWKDQVKGGGMTKQEMVERLRELVRSDERLEGNPFFQSVKAL, encoded by the exons atGTCTTCCAGACCAGAGCTCAAG GTCGATGATGAGCACGGCTTCATCCGATACTACAAGTCCCTTCCCAAGGTCGACGAGGACGTGATTCGCATATTCGATCGAGGTGACTGGTACACTGCACACGGAGAAGATGCCAATTTCATCGCGCGCACTGTCTACAAGACCACCTCGGTTGTCAGACAACTGGGCAAAAATGACCACACTGGCCTGCCATCAGTCACCATGACTGTTACCGTCTTCAGGCAGTTCCTTCGGGAAGCGTTATACAAGCTGGGAAAGAGAATTGAGATTTATGCCAGCCCCAACGGCCGCATGAACTGGAAGATTGTGAAGCAAGCCTCGCCAGGCAACCTGCAAGATGTCGAGGACGAACTTGGAGGGCAGTTCGAGGGAGCGCCAGTGATCTTGGCCGTCAAAATCACAGCCAAGGCATCAGAAGGCAGGACGGTTGGCGTGTGCTTTGCCGATGCCAGCGTAAGAGAGCTCGGTGTCAGCGAGTTTCTCGACAACGATCTGTACTCCAACTTTGAGTCTCTGGTCATTCAACTCGGCGTCAAGGAGTGCCTCATGCAGATTGACAAGGCAGAGAAAGACAAGGATCCAGAGCTGGCAAAGCTGAGACAAATCCTCGACAGCTGTGGCATTGCCGTTTCGGAAAGACCAGCAGGCGAGTTTGGCACCAAGGACATTGAACAGGATCTGGCAAGGCTGCTGAAGGACGAGCGGTCTGCGACGTTACTCCCACAGACCGACTTGAAACTTGCTATGGGCTCAGCAGCTGCTCTGATCAAGTATCTTGGTGTTTTACACGACCCTTCCAACTTTGGACAATATCAGCTCTACCAGCACGACCTTGCGCAGTTCATGAAGCTTGATGCCGCCGCGCTCAaagccctcaacctcatgCCCGGTGCCAGGGATGGTGCCAAGACCATGAGTCTGTATGGTCTCTTGAACCACTGCAAGACTCCTGTTGGTAGCAGGCTGTTGTCTCAATGGTTGAAGCAGCCCCTGATGGAcaaggccgagattgagaagcGTCAGCAGCTTGTCGAGGTGTTTGTCAACGACACTGGGCTTCGACAGACTATGCAGGAGGAGCACCTCAGGTCTATCCCTGACTTGTACAGGCTATCCAAGCGCTTTCAGCGGAAGAAGGCAACCCTTGAAGATGTCGTCAGAGCTTACCAGGTCGTCATCCGCCTGCCCGGCTTCCTAGGCACACTCGAGGGAGTGATGGACGAAGCTGCCCGTGACCCCCTCGATGAGGCTTACACCAACCAACTCCGCGAGCTCTCCAACAGTCTAGTCAAACTCCAAGAAATGGTCGAAACCACCGTCGACCTCGACGCCCTCGAAAACCACgagttcatcatcaaacccGACTTCGACGACGGCCTCCGCATCATCCGCAAGCGCCTCGACAAGCTCCGCTCAGACATGGACAAGGAATTCTCCGAAGCAGCCAACGACCTCGACCAAGAGCGTGACAAGAAGATCTTTCTCGAGAACCACAAAGTCCACGGCTGGTGCATGCGCCTGACCCGGACAGAAGCAAGCTGCATCCGCAACAAGTCCCGCTATCAGGAATGCTCAACCCAGAAGAATGGAGTCtacttcaccaccaaaaccctcCAAGCCTACCGCCGGGAATTCGACCAGCTCTCCCAAAACTACAACAGAACCCAATCCGGTCTCGTCAACGAAGTTGTCGGCGTAGCAGCCTCGTACTGCCCCATTCTCGAAAAGCTAGGCGGCGTCCTCGCCCATCTGGACGTGAtcgtctccctcgcccacTGCGCAGAGAACGCCCCCGTCTCCTACACCCGTCCCAAAATCCACCCacgaggtcaaggacaaACAATCCTCACCGAAGCCCGCCACCCCTGCATGGAAATGCAAGACGACGtcaccttcatcaccaacgacGTCTCCCTCACCCGCGACAGTTCTTCCTTCCTGATCATCACAGGCCCAAACATGGGCGGCAAGTCAACCTACATCCGCCAGATAGGCGTCATAGCCCTCATGGCACAAATCGGCTCCTTCGTCCCCTGCGAGTCGGCCGAGCTGACCATCTTTGACTCGATCCTCGCCCGCGTGGGGGCAAGCGACTCGCAGCTAAAGGGGGTATCAACCTTTATGGCCGAAATGCTCGAAACAGCCAACATTCTCAAGTCAGCCACCTCCGAATCCCTGATTATCATCGACGAGCTAGGCCGCGGAACGTCGACCTACGACGGGTTCGGTCTCGCGTGGGCGATTTCGGAGCACATAATCCAACAGATCGGGTGTTTTGCCCTGTTTGCGACTCATTTTCATGAGCTGACCGCCCTCGCGGAAAAGTACCCGCAGGTTAAGAACCTGCATGTTACGGCGCATATCACGAGCGACAGGGAcgtgaagagggaggtgacgCTGCTGTATAAACTCGCTCCGGGGATCTGCGACCAGAGCTTTGGGATTCATGTCGCCGAGCTGGTGAGGTTTCCGGACAAGGTTGTCAGGATGGCGAAGCGGAAGGcggacgagctggaggatTTTACGAGTAAGCACGAGGCGGGGAGTGTCAAgtatgggaagggggatgtggaggaggggagcgcGTTGTTGAAGGATGTGCTGGTGAAGTGGAAGGATCAGgtcaaggggggggggatgacgAAGCAAGAaatggtggagaggttgagggagctgGTCAGGAGCGatgagaggttggaggggaatCCGTTTTTTCAGAGTGTGAAGGCTTTGtag